The window CTACTACCTGTACCCGCCCTTTCACCATCCGGTGCTGCGCGTGGCCTTCGGCATGCAGCTCGGCGGCGCCATCGGCAATCTCAGCGACCGCGTGCGGCTCGGCAGCGTCACGGACTTCATCAAGTTTCCGCATTACCCGTACTTCAACGTCGCCGACTCCTGCATTGTCGTGGGTGTGTGCGTGCTCGCCTGGTTTCTCGTCTTCCGCGACGGTCGTGACGGTGAGCAGCAGCGCGAGCAGCGGTGACCGGCCCCACGTCCGCTGCACGCCTTGAGCAACCGTCCGGTGCGGCAGCGGCGCCAGCCGCCGGACCGCGTGTCCTTGATCTGGTCGCCGGTCGGGCGGGCGAGCGACTCGACCTCCTTCTCGCGCGCTCCCTGCCTGAACTCTCCCGCAGCGCTGCGCAACGCCTGATCGAGCAGGGCCATGTGCTGGTTGGCGGTCATGCGGCGCGGGCGGGCATGAAGCCGCGCGTTGGAGAGGCGGTGCGGGTTGTGCTGTCTCCGCCCACGCCGACTGAGCTGCTGCCGGAGCCGCGGCCGCTCGCGATTCTGTACGAAGACGCGGATCTGCTGGCGCTGAACAAGCCGGCCGGCGTCGTCGTGCATCCCTCCGCTGGCCATCAGACCGGCACGCTGGTGCACGCCCTGCTGGCGCACTGCCACGACCTCTCCGGCATCGGCGGCGAGCGCCGGCCGGGCATCGTGCACCGGCTGGACAAGGACACC of the Dehalococcoidia bacterium genome contains:
- a CDS encoding S4 domain-containing protein; the encoded protein is MVAGRAGERLDLLLARSLPELSRSAAQRLIEQGHVLVGGHAARAGMKPRVGEAVRVVLSPPTPTELLPEPRPLAILYEDADLLALNKPAGVVVHPSAGHQTGTLVHALLAHCHDLSGIGGERRPGIVHRLDKDT